One window of the Sphaerochaeta associata genome contains the following:
- a CDS encoding DUF3343 domain-containing protein codes for MKQYIATFFDHWGAVQFRNHAKARQVACTLKPVPRSLSSSCGTCAWYESEGWDIGYKIEELEAVYRHEGAQFVKEI; via the coding sequence GTGAAACAGTACATCGCCACCTTCTTCGACCATTGGGGAGCGGTGCAGTTCCGCAATCATGCCAAGGCCCGTCAGGTGGCGTGCACCCTCAAGCCCGTCCCCCGCTCCCTCTCCTCATCCTGCGGCACGTGTGCCTGGTATGAGAGCGAGGGCTGGGATATCGGATACAAGATTGAAGAACTTGAAGCCGTCTACCGTCATGAAGGTGCGCAGTTCGTCAAGGAGATATAG